In a single window of the Bacillus mycoides genome:
- the kdpA gene encoding potassium-transporting ATPase subunit KdpA, producing the protein MIWVAVVITMLLFILVAKPTGIYLEKAFQGSKKLDKVFGPFEKLIFKITGVKGYNQTWKQYALSLVLLNGFMIVVVYFIFRLQGVLPLNPAHIEGMEPTLAFNTAISFMADTNLQHYSGENGLSYLSQLIGITFLMFAAPATTLAIVMAFIRGLAGKELGNFFVDFTRALTRVFLPIAFIAALVFVALGVPQTLDGAVTAQTIDGAKQSILRGPVASFVSIKELGNNGGGFFGANSTHPFENPGQMSNILQMMLMMLLPTALPFTYGRMVGNKKQGRILFVSLFMVFLLGFITITTSELNGNPALNGMGIEHVQGSTEGKEVRFGTVFSSLYATVTTAAETGAVNTMHDTLTPIGGLVPLVNMMLNTVYGGVGAGFINIIMYAIIAVFISGLMVGRTPEFLGKKIEGKEMKLIAVTILFHPLLILGFSALALSTSLGTDAISHSGFHGLTQVVYEYTSSAANNGSGFEGLADNTPFWNITTGLVMFLGRYFSLITMLAVAASLKEKTVVPETVGTFRTDNGLFGGIFIGTIVIVGALTFFPMLVLGPIAEFLTLK; encoded by the coding sequence ATGATTTGGGTTGCAGTCGTTATTACAATGCTCTTGTTTATTTTAGTAGCAAAGCCAACGGGGATTTATTTAGAGAAAGCCTTTCAAGGTAGCAAGAAGCTAGATAAAGTATTCGGGCCTTTTGAGAAACTTATTTTTAAAATTACAGGTGTAAAAGGATACAATCAAACGTGGAAACAGTATGCATTATCATTAGTTCTACTCAATGGATTTATGATTGTCGTCGTATATTTCATTTTCAGATTACAAGGTGTATTGCCATTAAATCCAGCGCATATTGAAGGGATGGAGCCTACGCTCGCTTTTAATACAGCGATTAGTTTTATGGCTGATACAAACTTACAACATTACAGCGGTGAAAATGGTTTATCTTATTTATCACAATTAATCGGGATTACATTTTTAATGTTTGCGGCACCAGCAACGACGTTAGCCATCGTTATGGCATTTATAAGAGGGCTCGCTGGAAAAGAACTTGGTAACTTTTTCGTTGATTTTACGAGAGCGTTAACGAGAGTTTTTCTTCCTATCGCATTTATTGCGGCGTTAGTCTTTGTCGCACTTGGTGTACCACAAACGTTAGATGGGGCGGTTACAGCACAAACAATTGATGGTGCGAAGCAAAGTATTTTACGTGGTCCAGTTGCATCATTCGTTTCCATTAAGGAACTTGGAAATAACGGCGGAGGATTTTTCGGAGCAAACTCTACACATCCTTTCGAAAATCCAGGGCAAATGAGTAATATTTTGCAAATGATGCTTATGATGTTATTGCCAACAGCACTTCCATTTACGTACGGAAGAATGGTAGGAAATAAAAAACAAGGACGTATCCTTTTCGTTTCACTATTTATGGTGTTTTTACTCGGATTTATAACGATTACTACATCTGAATTAAATGGTAATCCGGCATTAAATGGAATGGGTATCGAACATGTACAAGGAAGTACAGAAGGAAAAGAAGTGCGATTTGGAACAGTATTTTCTTCACTATACGCAACAGTAACGACAGCTGCTGAAACAGGGGCCGTTAATACGATGCATGATACGTTAACACCAATTGGCGGATTAGTACCACTCGTAAATATGATGTTGAATACAGTATACGGTGGTGTTGGAGCGGGCTTTATTAATATTATTATGTATGCAATTATTGCAGTCTTTATATCTGGATTAATGGTCGGAAGGACACCAGAGTTTTTAGGTAAAAAGATTGAAGGTAAGGAAATGAAATTAATTGCAGTAACGATTCTATTTCATCCATTACTTATTTTAGGATTTTCAGCATTAGCTCTTTCAACAAGTTTAGGAACGGATGCGATTTCTCACTCCGGTTTTCACGGTTTAACGCAAGTTGTATATGAATACACATCGTCAGCTGCGAATAACGGATCTGGATTTGAAGGATTAGCAGATAATACACCGTTTTGGAATATTACAACTGGTTTAGTTATGTTTTTAGGACGTTATTTCAGTTTAATTACGATGCTAGCTGTGGCAGCTTCATTGAAAGAGAAGACGGTAGTACCAGAAACAGTCGGAACGTTCCGTACGGATAATGGTTTATTTGGAGGAATCTTTATTGGAACGATTGTAATTGTTGGTGCGTTAACATTTTTCCCGATGTTAGTACTCGGCCCAATTGCAGAATTTCTTACATTGAAGTAA
- the kdpF gene encoding K(+)-transporting ATPase subunit F: MMIALSVIVAAITVYLVYALLNPEKF; the protein is encoded by the coding sequence ATGATGATTGCCTTATCGGTTATTGTTGCAGCGATTACGGTGTACTTAGTATACGCATTATTAAATCCAGAAAAGTTTTAA
- a CDS encoding SipW-dependent-type signal peptide-containing protein, with protein MLDVVMIGIFVGLVASMASLASWSDKVVKEGKQS; from the coding sequence ATGTTAGATGTTGTAATGATCGGTATTTTTGTTGGGTTAGTCGCATCGATGGCAAGTCTTGCAAGTTGGTCAGATAAAGTTGTGAAAGAAGGGAAGCAATCATGA
- the thiD gene encoding bifunctional hydroxymethylpyrimidine kinase/phosphomethylpyrimidine kinase: protein MKVNKALTIAGSDSGGGAGIQADLKTFQELGVYGMTAITAITAQNTLGVQGVYPVSLEGITEQLNSIGTDLTPDAVKLGMLFSSEIIQIVAEHIKKFGWNNIVLDPVMIAKGGASLLQQEAVQALKEYLLPVATVVTPNVPEAEVLTGMEIHNVEDSKEVAKVLHELGAKYVLMKGGHAEYQGNEVIDLLFDGEQFIEFRSERIPSKQTHGSGCTFASAVTAGLAKGYLMEEAVQEAKRFISIAIEEPLNIGSGHGPTNHFAYKLNKTHV, encoded by the coding sequence ATGAAAGTGAATAAAGCTTTAACAATTGCAGGGTCTGATAGCGGAGGCGGCGCTGGGATTCAGGCGGATTTAAAAACATTCCAAGAGCTTGGTGTGTATGGAATGACGGCTATTACAGCAATTACTGCTCAAAATACGCTTGGCGTTCAAGGGGTATATCCTGTTTCTTTAGAAGGGATTACGGAGCAGCTGAATTCAATTGGTACGGATTTAACGCCAGATGCTGTGAAACTGGGAATGTTATTTAGTAGTGAAATTATTCAAATTGTGGCAGAGCATATTAAGAAATTTGGCTGGAATAATATTGTGCTAGATCCTGTTATGATTGCTAAAGGCGGTGCGTCATTATTACAACAAGAAGCAGTACAAGCATTAAAAGAATATTTATTGCCAGTAGCAACTGTTGTCACACCGAATGTTCCTGAAGCAGAAGTGTTAACTGGAATGGAGATTCATAATGTAGAAGATAGTAAGGAAGTTGCAAAAGTATTGCATGAATTAGGGGCTAAATATGTGCTTATGAAGGGCGGACATGCAGAATATCAAGGTAATGAAGTAATTGATTTACTCTTTGATGGTGAGCAGTTTATTGAATTTAGAAGTGAACGAATTCCTTCGAAGCAAACGCACGGAAGTGGGTGTACATTTGCTTCAGCGGTTACAGCAGGACTTGCGAAAGGCTACTTGATGGAAGAGGCAGTTCAAGAAGCAAAACGATTTATTAGTATAGCAATTGAAGAGCCATTGAATATTGGAAGTGGTCATGGGCCGACGAATCATTTTGCATATAAATTGAATAAGACGCATGTATAA
- a CDS encoding thiazole biosynthesis adenylyltransferase ThiF — translation MNNRYSRQELFSPIGEEGQQKIRTKHVLIIGAGALGSANAEMFVRAGVGQVTIVDRDYVDWSNLQRQQLYAESDVENNLPKAVAAKKRLEEVNSEVRVEALVQDVTAEELEELVTNVDVIIDATDNFETRFIVNDISQKYSIPWVYGACVGSYGLSYTILPGKTPCLSCLLQSIPLGGATCDTAGIISPAVSLVVSHQVTETLKLLVEDYDSLRDGLVSFDVWKNEYSCMNVRKLRKHNCLSCGEQAVYPYLNKENTSKTAVLCGRNTVQIRPPHKEEMDFEQYKKLLNDRVNDLNVNPYLLSFSVEEKRLVAFKDGRVLVHGTKDISEAKTIYHRYFG, via the coding sequence TTGAATAATCGATATTCTCGCCAAGAGCTATTTTCTCCAATTGGGGAAGAAGGGCAACAAAAGATAAGGACAAAGCATGTACTTATTATCGGTGCAGGCGCATTAGGTAGTGCAAACGCAGAGATGTTTGTAAGAGCAGGCGTTGGTCAAGTAACAATTGTTGACCGTGATTATGTCGATTGGAGTAATTTGCAAAGACAACAATTGTATGCAGAGAGTGATGTAGAGAATAATCTTCCGAAGGCTGTAGCGGCAAAAAAACGTCTAGAAGAGGTTAATAGTGAAGTAAGAGTAGAAGCTCTCGTTCAGGATGTAACGGCTGAAGAGTTGGAAGAACTCGTTACAAATGTTGATGTAATCATCGATGCGACTGACAATTTCGAAACACGTTTCATTGTGAATGATATATCGCAAAAATATTCTATTCCATGGGTTTATGGGGCATGTGTAGGGAGTTACGGTCTTTCTTATACTATTCTTCCAGGAAAAACGCCATGTTTATCTTGTTTATTACAATCGATTCCGCTTGGGGGAGCGACATGTGATACAGCGGGGATTATATCGCCTGCTGTGTCTCTTGTCGTTTCTCATCAAGTAACGGAAACACTTAAACTGTTAGTAGAAGATTATGACTCGCTTCGAGATGGGCTTGTATCATTTGATGTATGGAAAAATGAATATTCATGTATGAATGTGCGAAAGCTTCGTAAACATAATTGTCTATCGTGTGGTGAACAGGCAGTATATCCATATTTAAATAAGGAAAACACTTCAAAAACAGCAGTGTTATGCGGGAGAAATACAGTTCAAATTAGACCACCTCATAAAGAGGAAATGGATTTTGAACAATATAAAAAATTGCTGAATGATCGCGTGAATGATTTGAATGTAAATCCATATTTATTATCATTTTCGGTTGAAGAAAAGAGATTAGTTGCTTTTAAAGATGGCCGTGTACTTGTACATGGCACGAAAGATATAAGCGAAGCGAAAACAATTTATCATCGCTATTTTGGGTAG
- the thiG gene encoding thiazole synthase: MLNIGQFSFHSRLLLGTGKFPDFDVQQKAIDVSEAEILTFAVRRMDIFDAKQPNLLEKLDVKKYTLLPNTAGAKNAEEAVRIAKLAKASGLCDMIKVEVIGDDRTLLPDPVETLKASEMLLEEGFIVLPYTSDDVVLARKLQELGVHAIMPGASPIGSGLGIVNPLNLSFIIEQATVPVIVDAGIGSPADAAFAMELGADGVLLNTAVSGANDPIKMAYAMKLGIEAGRLGFEAGRIARKRCATASSPLEGMSVVE; encoded by the coding sequence ATGTTAAACATTGGACAATTTTCATTTCATTCTAGACTTTTATTAGGAACAGGGAAATTCCCTGATTTTGATGTGCAGCAAAAGGCAATTGATGTTTCTGAGGCTGAGATTTTAACATTCGCAGTACGTCGTATGGATATATTCGATGCGAAGCAGCCTAATTTATTAGAGAAACTTGATGTGAAAAAATATACGTTATTACCGAATACAGCAGGAGCAAAAAATGCTGAAGAAGCTGTTCGTATTGCAAAATTAGCAAAAGCTTCTGGACTTTGTGACATGATAAAAGTAGAAGTTATTGGTGATGATAGAACGTTATTACCTGATCCAGTAGAAACGTTAAAGGCATCTGAAATGTTACTAGAAGAAGGATTTATCGTTCTACCATACACATCTGATGATGTTGTATTAGCTCGTAAATTACAAGAACTTGGTGTACACGCGATTATGCCAGGAGCATCACCGATTGGTTCAGGGCTTGGTATTGTAAATCCATTAAATTTAAGTTTCATTATTGAACAAGCGACAGTACCAGTTATCGTTGACGCTGGTATTGGTAGTCCAGCTGATGCAGCATTTGCAATGGAATTAGGAGCAGATGGTGTGTTATTAAATACTGCAGTATCTGGAGCGAACGATCCTATTAAAATGGCATATGCAATGAAATTAGGTATTGAGGCAGGACGATTAGGGTTTGAAGCAGGTCGTATTGCACGTAAGCGCTGCGCGACAGCAAGTAGTCCTTTAGAAGGAATGAGCGTAGTTGAATAA
- the thiS gene encoding sulfur carrier protein ThiS, which produces MNLKINGNQIEVPESVKTVAGLLTHLELDNRIVVVERNKDILQKDDHNDTSVFDGDQIEIVTFVGGG; this is translated from the coding sequence TTGAATTTAAAAATTAATGGTAACCAAATTGAAGTACCAGAGAGTGTGAAAACAGTAGCTGGGCTACTTACACATTTAGAGTTAGATAACAGAATTGTTGTAGTAGAACGTAATAAAGATATTTTACAAAAAGATGATCATAACGATACATCTGTTTTTGATGGGGACCAAATTGAGATTGTAACTTTCGTAGGAGGCGGTTGA
- the thiO gene encoding glycine oxidase ThiO, translating to MCKKYDVAIIGGGVIGSSVAHFLAERGHKVAIVEKQRIASEASKAAAGLLGVQAEWDAYDPLFELARESRAIFPQLAAVLREKTGIDIGYEEKGIYRIAQNEDEKKRILHIMDWQQKTGEDSRFLTGDHLREKEPFLSESIIGAVYYPKDGQVIAPELTKAFAHSAAISGADIYEQTEVFDIRIENNKVTGIVTSEGVITCEKFVIAGGSWSTKLLHYFQSDWGTYPVKGEVVAVISRKPLLKAPIFQERFYITPKRGGRYVIGATMKPHTFNKSVQPESITSILERAYTILPALKEAEWESTWAGLRPQSNHEAPYMGEHEEIKGLYACTGHYRNGILLSPVSGQYMADLIEGKQENHLLDSLLSKTV from the coding sequence ATGTGTAAGAAGTATGATGTAGCGATTATTGGCGGAGGTGTAATTGGTAGTTCAGTTGCACACTTTCTAGCAGAAAGAGGGCATAAAGTAGCGATTGTAGAGAAGCAAAGAATCGCATCTGAAGCTTCGAAAGCAGCTGCTGGTTTGCTCGGTGTTCAGGCAGAATGGGATGCATATGATCCGTTGTTTGAGCTTGCTAGAGAAAGCCGTGCTATATTTCCACAACTTGCAGCAGTTTTACGTGAAAAAACAGGCATCGATATTGGGTATGAAGAAAAGGGCATTTATCGCATCGCTCAAAATGAAGATGAGAAGAAAAGAATTCTTCATATTATGGATTGGCAGCAGAAAACAGGTGAAGATTCCCGATTTCTAACGGGGGACCATTTACGGGAAAAAGAGCCGTTTCTTTCCGAGTCAATTATAGGGGCGGTGTATTATCCGAAAGATGGTCAAGTTATTGCACCAGAGCTTACGAAAGCATTCGCACATTCTGCAGCAATTTCCGGAGCTGATATATATGAACAAACAGAAGTGTTTGATATTCGTATTGAAAATAATAAAGTGACTGGAATTGTGACAAGCGAAGGTGTAATCACATGTGAAAAATTCGTTATCGCCGGAGGATCATGGAGTACGAAATTGCTACATTATTTTCAGAGTGATTGGGGTACATATCCTGTTAAGGGGGAGGTTGTTGCAGTAATAAGCAGGAAACCTCTGTTGAAAGCTCCTATTTTCCAGGAGAGGTTTTATATTACGCCGAAGCGCGGTGGCCGTTATGTGATTGGGGCAACGATGAAGCCTCATACATTTAATAAATCTGTACAACCAGAAAGTATTACTTCCATATTAGAGCGTGCGTATACAATATTGCCTGCTTTAAAAGAAGCAGAATGGGAAAGTACGTGGGCTGGGTTAAGACCGCAGTCTAATCATGAAGCTCCTTATATGGGAGAGCATGAAGAAATAAAAGGTTTATATGCTTGTACTGGACATTATCGAAACGGCATTTTATTAAGTCCTGTTTCTGGTCAGTATATGGCTGATTTAATAGAAGGAAAGCAGGAGAATCACTTGCTAGATTCATTGCTTTCTAAAACGGTTTAG
- the tenI gene encoding thiazole tautomerase TenI, with amino-acid sequence MKNELHVISNGHMPFEELVNVAMQIESEIDYLHIREREKSTKELYEGVESLLGKGFPASKIVINDRIDIAILLNIPRVQLGYRSADVRLVKEKFSYLHVGYSVHSLDEAIVAFKNGADSLVYGHVFPTDCKKGVPARGLEEIAHMASCLSIPITAIGGITPENTGDVLANGVSGIAVMSGIISSSNPYSKAKSYKESIRKWAEKHV; translated from the coding sequence ATGAAAAATGAGCTCCATGTAATCTCAAATGGCCATATGCCATTCGAAGAGTTAGTGAATGTAGCGATGCAAATTGAGAGTGAGATCGATTATTTGCATATTCGTGAGCGTGAGAAAAGTACGAAGGAATTGTATGAAGGTGTGGAAAGTCTTTTGGGGAAAGGCTTTCCAGCATCGAAGATAGTGATAAATGATCGAATTGATATTGCTATTCTATTAAATATTCCGCGTGTTCAGCTAGGATATCGAAGCGCAGATGTAAGGTTAGTAAAAGAAAAGTTTTCTTATTTGCATGTCGGTTATTCAGTACATTCGCTAGATGAAGCGATAGTAGCATTTAAAAATGGAGCAGATTCACTCGTTTATGGTCATGTATTTCCGACAGATTGTAAAAAAGGTGTGCCAGCGAGAGGATTAGAAGAAATTGCTCATATGGCAAGTTGTTTATCCATACCAATAACTGCAATTGGTGGGATTACCCCTGAAAATACAGGTGATGTTCTTGCAAATGGTGTAAGTGGCATTGCTGTTATGTCCGGGATTATAAGCAGTAGTAATCCGTATAGCAAGGCGAAATCTTATAAGGAATCAATAAGAAAGTGGGCGGAAAAACATGTGTAA
- a CDS encoding ABC transporter substrate-binding protein, with the protein MKLLKRIFVFTLLVAMIAGCSSNSASDKNKSEKEITVMLDWYPNAVHSFIYTAIEKGYFKEEGVKVNIKFPSNPTDPLTLAAAGKVTVGLYYQPDVVMAKANEQIPVKSIGAVVRSPLNHVVSLKSAGIQSPKDLEGKTVGYSGTPLSEMYLKTMVKEAGGNPDTVKVVDVGFDLVPALITKKVDAVTGAYINHEVPVMRHEGHEPAYFNPADYGVPNYHELVFVTGDKTLKKDKEALQAFLRGAQKGYDFMKKKPDEALNILLNHQEKENFPLVPEVEKESMKILLEKMETKDEPFLSDSKESWEKQNKWLKDKGMTKEIVPADELFENILK; encoded by the coding sequence ATGAAATTATTAAAACGCATCTTTGTGTTTACATTATTAGTTGCAATGATTGCAGGATGTTCGAGTAACTCGGCATCAGATAAGAATAAATCAGAAAAAGAAATAACAGTAATGCTTGATTGGTACCCGAATGCGGTACATAGCTTTATTTATACGGCAATTGAAAAAGGATACTTTAAAGAAGAAGGAGTCAAGGTGAATATTAAATTCCCTTCTAATCCGACTGATCCATTAACGCTAGCGGCAGCAGGGAAAGTGACAGTTGGTTTGTATTATCAACCAGATGTTGTCATGGCAAAAGCAAATGAACAAATTCCAGTGAAATCAATTGGAGCTGTCGTACGTTCACCGTTAAATCATGTTGTATCACTGAAATCAGCAGGCATTCAATCGCCAAAAGATTTAGAGGGGAAAACAGTTGGATATTCTGGAACACCTTTAAGTGAGATGTATTTAAAAACGATGGTAAAAGAAGCTGGTGGTAATCCAGATACAGTGAAAGTAGTCGATGTTGGCTTTGATTTAGTACCAGCATTAATTACGAAAAAAGTGGATGCGGTAACAGGGGCATACATTAACCATGAAGTACCTGTTATGCGTCATGAAGGTCATGAACCAGCATACTTTAATCCAGCAGATTATGGTGTACCGAACTATCATGAGCTTGTGTTTGTAACGGGTGATAAAACGTTGAAAAAAGATAAAGAAGCATTGCAAGCCTTTTTACGTGGGGCACAAAAAGGGTATGACTTTATGAAGAAAAAACCCGATGAAGCATTAAATATTTTATTAAATCATCAAGAAAAAGAAAACTTCCCGCTTGTACCAGAAGTTGAAAAAGAAAGTATGAAAATTTTATTAGAGAAGATGGAAACGAAAGATGAGCCATTCTTATCGGATTCAAAAGAGTCATGGGAGAAACAAAACAAATGGTTGAAAGACAAAGGAATGACGAAAGAAATCGTTCCAGCCGATGAATTATTTGAAAACATTTTAAAGTAG
- a CDS encoding ABC transporter permease, protein MNRLKELLPALILSGILLALWEVGARIVDEMYILPSPSAIVMKIWALKDILFTVHLPATLYVVLIGIVISIVLGVGLAMLMNASTWMERAFYPLLVASQTIPITALAPLFVLWFGYTIWSKVVVTVLITFFPIAVNTYDGLRSTKKEWEELLVTYGATKKDVFLKLKLPSALPYFFSALKIAVPLSVIGAAIGEWLGAQAGLGYFSKRMMTQLDGAGVFAPIVLLSLLAIFFVILISILEKKFISWRKHS, encoded by the coding sequence ATGAATCGCTTGAAGGAGTTATTACCTGCCCTAATATTAAGTGGAATTTTACTTGCTCTGTGGGAAGTAGGAGCAAGAATTGTAGATGAGATGTACATTTTGCCATCACCTTCTGCAATTGTAATGAAGATATGGGCGCTGAAAGATATATTATTTACGGTTCATTTACCTGCAACGTTGTACGTCGTTTTAATAGGCATTGTTATTTCTATCGTACTGGGCGTAGGGCTAGCAATGTTAATGAATGCGAGTACGTGGATGGAAAGAGCATTTTATCCGTTATTAGTTGCTTCACAAACCATCCCGATTACTGCGCTTGCGCCGCTCTTCGTTTTATGGTTTGGATATACCATCTGGAGTAAGGTTGTTGTTACCGTTTTAATTACGTTTTTCCCAATTGCGGTCAATACGTATGATGGACTGCGCAGTACGAAAAAAGAATGGGAGGAGCTATTAGTTACATATGGTGCAACGAAAAAAGATGTTTTTCTAAAGCTAAAGTTGCCATCTGCTCTTCCTTACTTTTTTTCAGCGTTAAAAATTGCGGTACCACTTAGCGTTATTGGGGCAGCGATTGGTGAATGGCTCGGTGCACAAGCTGGGCTTGGATATTTCAGTAAAAGAATGATGACGCAGTTAGACGGAGCTGGTGTATTTGCACCAATTGTATTGTTATCATTATTAGCAATTTTCTTCGTCATACTTATTTCCATATTGGAAAAGAAATTTATTAGTTGGAGGAAACATTCATGA
- a CDS encoding ABC transporter ATP-binding protein: MRSKNILQFHNVSFHYDEKPIINELNASIQDKEFVSIIGPSGCGKSTLFRLITGLEEASTGQIELTKTKSHPVGYMPQKDMLLPWRTIIENAALPLECQGVQKKEAQVKAKELLHKFGLQGYEKKYPKDLSGGMRQRVSFIRTLLTGGEILLLDEPFSALDALTKASLQEWLFEQWKEWEKTILFITHDVEEALFLSNRILVVENQPIATLTERIVPLDRNRTRKDLYKPEVLALKEELLSMLQRQVLV; this comes from the coding sequence TTGAGGAGCAAGAACATACTACAGTTTCATAATGTTTCCTTTCATTATGATGAGAAACCAATCATCAATGAATTAAATGCTTCTATACAAGATAAAGAGTTTGTAAGTATTATCGGGCCGAGTGGATGCGGGAAAAGTACTTTATTTCGCCTTATTACAGGCTTAGAAGAGGCAAGTACTGGACAGATAGAGCTGACAAAAACAAAGAGTCATCCTGTAGGGTATATGCCCCAAAAAGATATGCTCTTGCCGTGGAGGACGATTATTGAGAATGCTGCCCTGCCGCTAGAGTGCCAAGGTGTGCAGAAGAAAGAAGCGCAAGTAAAAGCGAAAGAACTGTTACATAAATTTGGTTTACAAGGGTACGAGAAAAAATATCCGAAAGATTTATCTGGTGGTATGAGGCAACGCGTATCTTTTATCCGAACTTTATTAACAGGCGGGGAGATATTATTGTTAGATGAACCGTTTAGCGCATTGGACGCTTTAACGAAGGCATCTTTGCAAGAATGGTTGTTTGAACAATGGAAAGAGTGGGAAAAAACAATTTTATTTATCACTCATGATGTTGAAGAAGCATTGTTTCTTTCTAATCGAATTTTGGTTGTAGAAAATCAACCGATAGCAACTTTAACTGAGCGAATTGTGCCGCTTGATCGTAACCGAACAAGAAAAGATTTATATAAGCCTGAAGTGTTAGCGCTTAAAGAAGAGCTCCTTAGTATGTTACAAAGGCAGGTACTCGTATGA
- the tenA gene encoding thiaminase II, producing the protein MKFCERLFDTVQPVWEKSHNHPFVVGMGDGTLEKDKFQYYIIQDYLYLLDYAKLYAIGVVKATNPQVMAKFAEQIDGILNGEMTIHKQYANKLGITVEEIESAKPSAKNLAYTNYMMSVSQNGTLAELISALLPCMWSYWEIGKRLNDIPGASDHEFFGEWIQGYCSEEYGNLCIWLIDLLNEMAVGKSEKELDRLEEIFLYSSRFEYLFWDMAYRKEMWGFEEQEHTTVS; encoded by the coding sequence ATGAAATTTTGTGAAAGATTATTTGATACGGTGCAGCCTGTTTGGGAGAAAAGTCATAATCATCCGTTTGTAGTAGGTATGGGGGATGGTACGTTGGAAAAAGATAAATTCCAGTACTATATTATTCAAGATTATTTATATTTGTTAGATTATGCAAAGCTATATGCAATTGGGGTTGTAAAGGCAACGAATCCACAAGTTATGGCAAAATTTGCAGAGCAAATTGATGGGATTTTAAATGGAGAAATGACGATCCATAAACAGTATGCAAATAAACTTGGCATTACTGTAGAGGAGATAGAATCTGCGAAACCATCTGCTAAAAATTTAGCCTATACAAATTACATGATGTCTGTATCTCAAAATGGCACACTTGCAGAATTAATATCAGCTTTACTTCCATGTATGTGGAGCTATTGGGAGATCGGAAAGCGTTTAAATGATATTCCTGGAGCAAGCGATCATGAGTTCTTTGGAGAGTGGATTCAAGGATATTGTTCTGAAGAATACGGTAACCTTTGTATTTGGTTAATAGATTTATTAAATGAAATGGCAGTTGGAAAGTCAGAGAAAGAGCTAGACCGATTAGAGGAGATTTTCTTATATTCCAGCCGATTTGAATATTTATTCTGGGATATGGCTTATCGTAAGGAGATGTGGGGTTTTGAGGAGCAAGAACATACTACAGTTTCATAA